Part of the Mobula birostris isolate sMobBir1 unplaced genomic scaffold, sMobBir1.hap1 scaffold_1834, whole genome shotgun sequence genome, gcaaagggacttaggggtccttgtgcaggataccctaaaagttaaccttcGGGTTGAGTACTGACTCGGAAGCTGacgaaggcgaatgcaatgttagcattcatttctagaggtatagaatataagagcagggatgtgatgttgaggctctataacgcACTCaggagaccacacttggagtattgtatgcagttttgggctccttattttagaaaggatatattgacattgattcagagaagattcacgagaaagattccaggaatgaaagggttaccgtatgagaaaGGTCCGGCAGCTCTTGGGTtgtgttccctggagttcaggagattgggggcgggggaggggggatctcatagaaacattctgaatattaaagtggggatgaccggaagaattggatcagcccatgatagaatggcggagccgactcgatgggccgaatggcctacttctactcctttgtcttctggaagacgagggagagagaggagggacagagagaaagagaggtgtCTATGTGTCGGAAGGTGGATCTGAGCGGGAGGAGGGCGGGGGTAGGCGGTGGGTCGATCGGTGGCGAAGTGACTGTCCCGGGATGGCGTGGCGGAGGTCCGTCGATCGGGACTCCCTCCTCTCCCCGCCCTCTTCCACTTCCACCACACCACCCACAAGTTCACAGGTCGGGGAGTGAGTGCCCGCACAGAAATGAAAGTGAAAGAGAaacagggggagagggagagggagagagagagagagagagagagaatgcgggAGTGGGTGGTGAAGGTACGGTGAAGATTGTGGGATATCTCTCACTACACATACGCCGAACCAGGTAGGAGACCGAGACCGTGACcgtcggggggggagggggggcagagATGTCCCCCACTGTGGGTGCAGTTGAAACTCTCAGACCCACCGCACGCAAACAAACTCTTCACCCCAGGCCGTCCCTTCCGACGTGGGGATGGAGCGCAGTCAGGATGTGGCCATCTCTTGTGTTGGTGCAAGGTTCCCCACACCCCGCGTTTGCCCGCCTGACCAGACCTGCCCGAGTTCCATCGACGGGCCAccatctgggtgaaaaagtttcccctcggATCACTTTTAaatctcccctcccttccccgcACCTTAAACCTCTGGTTCTTCATTgcccagccctggggaaaaagactatCTATGTCCGTCTGTAAggtctccaaggaataaagtcccaacctgcccaacctctctccataactcagtcccggcaacatcctccgAAATCTCCTCCTAGCTCAACGGCATCTTTCCGACAGCAGGGCGACCAGGGCTGAACACAAGACgccaagtgcggcctcaccaacGTCGTGTGCGCCAAGACATCCCGAGGGGTTTGGAGGGGGATGTGTGCGGCGGAGGATGGGGACACCAGGATTCGGGAGCCACGCTCCCCGCTGTtccggtgctgggggagagggggcaCTCGGTTAGTGAGATGGGACTTCTGAGACTAACGTTCATTCtaacccctctctccccatcctcctccctcaccccctccctcacaccatccctctccctcaacccttctccatcctcctccctcaccccctctccctcaccccctctcccccaccccctctccctcactctctctctccccatcctcctccctcacccccttccctcaccccctccctcaacccctctccctcaccccctcccttaccccctctccctcaccccctctcttctCATCCTCCCACTATCCTCCCTgaacccctctccctcaccccctctccctcaccccttctccctcactccctcaaccccctccttcaacccctctccctcacccctccctcaacccctcaccccctctccttcaccccttctctccccatccttctccctcaccccctccctctccccccctctactctccctctccccatccttcttccctctccctcagCCCTCCATCCCCCGCTCCCCCCACTCCtgcccccctcactctcccctgttACCCCTCCCTCAGGAAGAGCCTCTTGCCCCATGATGGGCTCCCAGGAGCAGCTGAAGATCGACGTGCTACTACTGCTGTTTCAGCAGCCAGCCGGCCTGCCTATCGCCAGCCTCCCATACCAGTTCCTGCTCTTTCATGGCCGCCTCCTTGACCTGCaggcccatggctacccctcacTCGAGGCGTTGCTCACCGACATGTCCAGCATGGTGGAGTTGAGGAGCGTTGGCGGTGGTGGCATGCCCTACAGCCTCAGGCTCCTGCTCCGTGTCCCAGGCCAGGTGGAGGAGACCCACCGACCACAGGCCCTGGCTTCGGCCTCCAAGCAACCCCAGCCTTTGCTTCTCGGTGTCCCAGTAATCCAGGGGTGGCCCCACTTTCCCCACTATGTCCCTGTCCAGCCTCTCCGCTGGGCCCCGCCAACCAGGAGGGCAGGTTCAGCCGCAGCTCCAGTGAGGCCATTAATGAAGCAGAAGGAGGAAGCAGGAAAGCCCAGCAGCACAGATCGCAGCACAGATCACAGCCCTGTGGTTCCGGACAAGGAGGCAGCCCCCATGGCCAATGGGGAGAGGGAGTTTCCAATGACCTACAGCGAGGTACTGAAGTCAGGAGGGCTAGCTGGAGGCAGGAGCCTGGTAGGGTGCAAGCCCAAGCTCAGGCCAGGTGATCCAGCAGCCCAAAGCCAAGACAGGAGTTCAGCCAGCAGGACAGCAGAGGTGTGCCCAACAGGtatgtcatgggacagtgtggagggagtttcactctgtgtctgaccccgggagtctgtgatgggacggtgtggagggagatttactctgtgtctgaccccgggagtgtgtgatgggacggtgtggagggagattcactctgtgtctgaccccgggagtgtgtcatgggacagtgtggagggagcttcactctgtgtccgaccccgggactgtgtcatgggacagtgtggagggagcttcactctgtgtctgaccccgggagtgtgtgatgggacggtgtggagggagattcactctgtgtctgaccccgggagtgtgtcatgggacagtgtggagggtgtttcactctgtgtctgaccccgggagtgtgtgatgggacggtgtggagggagcttcactctgtgtctgaccccgggagtgtgtgatgggatggtgtggagggagtttcactctgtgtctgtccccgggagtgtgtgatgggaccgtgtgaagggagcttcactctgtgtctgaccctgggagtgtgtgatgggacggtgtggagggagtttcactctgtgtctgaccccgggagtgtgtgatgggacggtgtggagggagcttcactctgtgtccgaccccgggagtgtgtgatgggatggtgtggaggaagtttcactctgtgtctgacctcgggagtgtgtgatgggacggtgtggagggagcttcactctgtgtctgaccccgggagtatgtgatgggacagtgtggagggagattcactctgtgtctgaccccgggagtgtgtgatgggatggtgtggagggagcttcactctgatcTTTCTCCTGCAGGTTTGTTACCGGATTGTCCTGTTAAGGAATGGCTGTTATCAGTGCTGAAGACTCGGGGATACCGTGACGGCCTCTATACCCGTAAGCTGGCCAGTCTCTGCCTCAAACAGCAGCACATGGAGCTCTCGGCTTTCCTTTCTGAGAATCGTTACGGCTCGCTTTCCGAGCTGCTCTCCCGCGTGCCAGAGGTGGAGATTGTGCCAGGTTGTGTTCATCACGGTGACTATGTAATCCGTCTGCAGGCCGGTAGGGAGCCATCACTCACCAAGGATAGCCCCTCGGCCCATCTGCATCATGCTGAACCAGGTATCTTACCAAGCTGCTCCCTCTTGCCCTTGTTTGGACCGTATCCCTCAACAACTCACCCATGCACAGCTGCCTAAATAGTGTTCCTACCTGCCTCATTCAGCTCATCATCAATTAATTTACAGACTAGATgcacagatgacatgaaggttggtggagttgtggacggTATAGAAGGTTGTCGTGGGTTACAACGggatattgacaggatgcagagctgggctgagaaatggcaggtggagttcaacccggaaaagtgtgaagtaattcaatttggaaggtcaaatttgaaggcaggatTCTTGGATCCCAGTGTGGAGGGATAGAGGGAACTTGGGATCCTTGTCCATAGATCCtgcaaagttgctgcacaagttggtCGGGTGGTTatgaaggcgtatggtgtgttggcttttaTTACtaaagggattgaattcaagaatcGTGAGGTAaagtagctctataaaaccctggttagatgacacttggagtgttgtgttcagttctggtctcctcgtTTTAGGAtgtggagggtgcagaggagacttaccaggatgctgcctagattcgAGAGCATGTCTGATGAGGAAAGGTttagtgagctggggcttttctctctggggtgaaggaggatgagaggtgacgatagaggtgtacaagctaGAGGtagagatcgagtggacagccaggacGGAAATGGCAGATATGAGCGGGCATAATTTGATGGTGATTGGAGTAAAGAATAGGGGGAGGAATATCGGAGGTAGGTGTTTTTTTgcgcagagtggtgggtgtgtgggacacTCCGCCAGGGGTGGTGGTTGGGGCAGGTACATTGGGGAGGTAGTTAACAGACACttgggtaggcacatggatgacagaaaaatggagggctacgggGGAGGAAAGGGACCTTGGAATAGGTTCAGGGACCAGcacaacatgatgggctgaatagcctgtattgtactgtgctgtgctgtccaAAAGGATCCTCAAATTTATTTAAGTTGCACTGAATTATACTTTAAACTATTCAAAAGAGTATTCACAAGATTTTGAAATCCAATTCAACGGTGCGAAGAAGTAAACATTATCCAAATGTTTACAAAAATTAATTAAGGTGCATTAAAAAATTTAAATGATTCAGACACTGAATAAATATATATTCCCACTCATGTATAGGACCTGTCAGAATGACTTTTTGACATTGTATTGTAGCTGCCTTTCTCCTGGGGAGAAAGACTGTGATGTCCCTTACCTGCACCACTCGTGGTGTTACAGACATCTCTCAGGTCACCCTCAGCCccccccatcgggcagaagatacaaacgcCTGAGAAAACGTCCCACCagtacgaggacagcttctaccccgctgttatcagactattgaacggtcccccagtacgaggacagcttctaccccgctgttatcagactattgaacgctCCCCCAGCACGAGGACAGCatctaccccgctgttatcagactattgaacggtcccccagtgcgaggacagcttctaccccgctgttatcagactattgaacggtcccccagtacgaggacagcttctaccccgctgttatcagactattgaacggtcccccagtacgaggacagcttctaccccgctgttatcagactattgaacagtcccccagtacgaggacagcttctaccccgctgttatcagactattgaacggtcccccagtacgaggacagcttctaccccgctgttatcagactattgaacggtcccccagtatgaggacagcttctaccccgctgttatcagactattgaacggtcccccagtacgaggacagcttctaccccgctgttatcagactattgaacggtcccccagtacgaggacagcttctaccccgctgttatcagactattgaacggtcccccagtacgaggacagcttctaccccgctgttatcagactattgaacgctCCCCCAttacgaggacagcttctaccccgctgttatcagactattgaacgctCCCCCAttacgaggacagcttctaccccgctgttatcagactatcgaacggtcccccagtacgataagatggactcttgacctcacaatctacctcgtcgtgacccttgcagtttattgtctgcctgcactgccctttctctgtaactgtaatactttattctgatctctgttattgttttcccttgttctacctcgatgcactgtgtaatgatctgatctacaTGACACAAGATTTTCACTCTCTCGGTACGTGTGATAATAGTAAACCGATTCACCAGATCTCATTTCCTCTGCAGATTCCTCATTTCCACAGCCAGCTGCATCCCCAGAAGTCACTGAGGGCATCCCGGAGAGAGTGTCCCTGCTCCTGGCACGACACCCAGAGGGACTCAGCACCTTCCAGCTACGTCAGGCATACCGGGAGACCTATCAGCGGGGCCTGTCTGTGGAAGGGCATCCCAGCCTCAGCGCCCTGCTGGCAGCCATGGGCAGTGCTGTGTCTATCCGCGGTCTGGGTGTCCAGGCTCGCCTCTTCCCACGTGGAGTACCTGGCTGCAGTATGCTTGCCGGTGAGTGAACGCATCACACcagccaacccccacccccacccccacctgtcTCAACATACCACACTGGGAGAGTTGTTCACCGTTTCCCTCTTAACGTCCCACACTGTCAGGTTATTTCATGGTTCCCTTCTTAATATACCACACTGGGAGGGACGTTCAGGGTTTTCCAGTTGATATACCTTGGGAGGGATGTTCGGGGTTTCCATCTCAATAAACACACTGGGAGGGACGTTCTGGGTTTTCCAGTTGATATACCTTGGGATTGATGTTTGGGGGTTCCCATCTTAATAACCACACCAGGAGGGGAGGGGCATTCTGTATTCCCATCTCAGTAACCGCACTGGGAGTGCTGTTTAGGGTTTCTGTACTGCAATACAACACAGAGAGTAGTTTCCCTTGTGATATACCTCAGAAAGAGGCACCCCTCTCGAAATGTCTTGCTGAGAGTGGTTTCCCTCTCATTACGTTACACTGACAGTGGTGCTCAGGGTCCTCTGGGTATCCGATGCTGGGAGTTGTGTTTGGGGTTTGCCCTCTCATTACGTTACACTGACAGTAATGTTCAGGGTTCACTGAGCATTCTCTCAATCTACTGCAGTAGGAGGGCCGGTCAGTTTTGCCCTCTTCATAGAATGCACCGAGTGGTCTCCATTATGGTGAACCATACTTCTCAATATATCATTCTGGTATTGGTATGCCGCTCTGGGAGGTCCATTTGGGCTTCCCCTATCAATTCACAACACTGAGAGTAGTGTGCATGGTTCTCCTCTCAATATCCAACACGCAGAGTTGTGTATAAGGTTCCCGTCTCAATGTACCACTCTGGGAGGATCATTTTTGATACATCACACTGAGCTTGGGCGTTATtcagtgggagtgggagggagagcagACCCAACAGGCCAAGCACTCGGGTTCATCTCCGACACGAGCCTCACAGCTGCTGACCCTCTCTTTTGTTTCCCAAAGAGCCTGAGGCCACTTCACGCCAGCGAGATGGTGATGGGAAGTCCATCGGGAACGGGCAATTGGCCGCAGAGCTGCCGGAGTGGACCGTCACCGAGACGGGATTCTATGCCTCGGCGGGCTTGTCCCCCTGACCATTGTGATCAGTCTTCCCCACTGCCAAGGGAGACAGACAACAGGAATATCCGGGTCATATAGGAACAGAAGTTATGATGCACCAAGTGTTTTGAGTGACGCTGTAGCCTATTGGTTAGAGTACTAGTACTTCAGCGACAGTGACCTGGGTTTACTTCCTGCCGTTAGCTGAACGTGCTCCCTATGACCACATGGCTTTTGTCTGGATGCTCTGCGTtcttcccacatctcaaagacgtAGACTAATTGGTCACATAGATTAATTCAGCTGTGTgggcttgttactgtgctgtatctctaaatttaaaaaaattatccaGTTAAAGTCATGTTAACAAGTGCTTTTTAATCTACTGACGTAATGGCCCGTTAAAATTTCTTCACACCTCGGTGCTAAATTCTGTCACGTTGTGATCACTCTTCTCTGAGGCTGGGTGATCATGGGATCATAGAGCCAGGGAGCAGGGCCTCCAAATGTAACCCAACATGTGCTTTGATGTTCAacgtcctccatctctgcctgtccttgtccattcagaaggattcttcattgctgtttccataacagttttgttttttttttaaccagttagggttgttagctctgagctgaactgtAAACCtgcaggactggtggaccaccTCATCTGCtcattgacctgtttggcatgggcgtctctaccaagagccaaagtataaagccctgactccagccagcatagctcgccgggtcattgaggcacgcaagtctCCAAATCACAACAAAgtcgtggtcctcttggagggtgcTGTTAATGCTAGAGCGTAACTCAATATTTattaggaaatgtagaggaggcttgatccAAAATCATGATTTAGCAAAAAACAATAACTTTAATAAGCAACCACAAAATAACGAACTATGAGAGGGCACCAAACGAAagagaacagaaactaaacatAACAGGCAGCAAGGTGAACTTTAGGAAGGGAACTGAAGGCTGAAGCAACTAGTTGAGGCCAGCTGGCTGGATGAGTGAACGAAGACTGTGGAAGAGAACTGGGGTTAGATAGGCTGCCGGCGGTGAATCTCGAACGAGCAGCAGGTGAATcctattagctgggtggagactgagaGGTGTCTGTATTTGCATTGTTAAGTTCCATCAAGTTATGATCGCCCTTCCCTTAAACTTGGGTTTTTAACAAGGTTATTAGAGTCCGCACCTGCTCTGCGTCCTTCAGCGCTCTGTGCAGCCGAGCAAATTTTCTGTAAACTCGCACCATCATGTCCGGTTAAAGTATAACTTCATGCTAAGTTCTTTCACATTGCAATCACTCTTCCTCCCCAAGGCCAGGTGATAACAAGATTATTGTGGAGCCGCAGAACAGGGTCTTCGGAACTCCAAGTGGGACCAAATATGTGTTTTGTAATGTTGCAAATGAAAGTATTGTTAAAGCTAGAACACAATTCAAAGTTAAGTTCTATCAGGTTATGACCAAGACCAGATTATCATGTGGTCCCAGAGTTGTTCACTGTGGAGGTGGGCCCTTTGCCAAATCTGATGCCCATCAAAACCAATCCATGTGCCTGAATTTGGCCCATAGTCTAAACCTTTCATATCCCCGTACCTGTctaagtaccttttaaatgttgttaatgtaccagcctcaaccacttcctctggcagctcgttcgtAGAcgaaccaccctctgggtgaaaaagttgcccctggAGTCCATattaaatccccccccccccacctgttaCCTTCAACCTCTGCCATCTAGTTCTTGATTGCCCAACCCTGGGGAGAAAGTCTGTGTACATTcaccctgtctgtgcccctcatgattttaaacacctctgtgaggtcacccctcagtcacctacactccaaggaaaaaggcCAAACCAgcccaccctctctgtccatatctcccagcaacatcctcgtaagtCTCCTCTACACTCTTTCCCTTCCACTGTGGATAGTCCCCACCCCAGTCCAGGTATTGGTACAGACAGTCTTCACTGAATTTGGGATCACTGGGAGACCTTGAATGACTCTAGCTGGTAGAGTGGCTGAGATATATTGGGGGCATTTCTGGGGTCTGTGCATGTTgatggggtggttaagaaggtgtatagtgtgttggctttcattaatcgggggattgagtttaagagctgcaaggtaatgttgcagctctgtaaatctCTGATTAGACCAGACTCGGAGtgtcgtgttcagttctggttgcctcattacaggaaggatgtgggagctttagagagggtgcagaggagatttaccaggattagagagcatgtcctatgagaaaaggttgagcaagccagggctgtactctttggagcagaggggaataagaggtgacttgatggaggtgtacaagatgataagaggcatagattgagtggacagccaaagactttATCCCAGGACAAGACAGCCAATGcaggagggcataattttaaggtgactagaGGAAAATacagggggatgttagaggtagggttttttttttacacagagtggtgagtggacGGAACTCGCTGCCTGGGGTAGTGGTTGGGGCGGAGcccactgcctggggtggtggttggggcaggtacattagggacatttaagagactcttaggcacacaGATGATGGAAAAtcatggagggttatgtaggagggatgggttagattgatcttggagtaggttaaacatctctacagcaacacacacagagcgctggagaactcagcagattCAGCAGCATTTattaaaaagagtaaacagtcggcatttcaggccaaCACTCTTCTTCAGGATTGTGGGGCGGTGGGGgagcaggtgggtggaaaagttcaagggttggagaagaaagaatctgatagaggagaatggacaataggagaaatggaaaggagaggggacccaggggagaacaggtgaaaggtcagagtggggaatagatggGTGGGAGTTtcgttcactggaaggagaaattgatgttcatgccatcaggttggaggtgacccggttggaatataaggtgttgctcctccaccctgagcatGACATGTATCCACACGTTAGAACGgtaatgggaattaaaatatttggccactgggaagttatCTTACTGTGACCCCTCTCAGGCTTCAGTGCCCAACCAGGTCATCTCTGTTTCTTGGTGAGATGGAGATGGATATCAGTAAGAAATAGGTGAtcaatccagtcctgatgaaggatctcagcccaagacgttgactgttgattcctctccattgatcctgcctgacctgccaggTTCCTCTAGCATTGTGGGATCCCATATTGGCACTACAGGTTCCCACCGACCACAATTCCCATCTGCCCACGTTAAACTTTTCCTAATCATACACCTGTCCAAATATCAACCCaccagcctcaaccacttccccgGCAGCTCCTTCCATAGTCAAACCACCCccaggtgaaaaagttgccctttgggtccctattaaatctctctcatctctcccTTAAATGTGTGCCCACTGGTTCTTGATtgcccaaccctggggaaaaagaggGCGGGGATTATTTTTAATTAAACTTTTGTGTGATGAGATTGATTGTTAACTAGCTGCCATTGCTGGTTAATTACTACAGACTAGTGAAACCAGGCAAGGGATGAGAGAAAGTTAATACTGGTAGTAATGTTTACCTCAACagagatatacacacacacatatttattGTGTAGATTGTCACATGGCAGTAACTCAACGCGTacaagcatgtagacatggtcatgaggttcagttgttcagaccaaaccagaatggggaagaaacctgaagtgactttgaccatggaatgattgttggtgccagacggggtgatttgagtatctcagaaactgctgatctcctgggacttttacacataacagtctctggaatttacagaaaatggtgagaaacaaaaaaaaaat contains:
- the LOC140192618 gene encoding uncharacterized protein is translated as MMGSQEQLKIDVLLLLFQQPAGLPIASLPYQFLLFHGRLLDLQAHGYPSLEALLTDMSSMVELRSVGGGGMPYSLRLLLRVPGQVEETHRPQALASASKQPQPLLLGVPVIQGWPHFPHYVPVQPLRWAPPTRRAGSAAAPVRPLMKQKEEAGKPSSTDRSTDHSPVVPDKEAAPMANGEREFPMTYSEVLKSGGLAGGRSLVGCKPKLRPGDPAAQSQDRSSASRTAEVCPTGLLPDCPVKEWLLSVLKTRGYRDGLYTRKLASLCLKQQHMELSAFLSENRYGSLSELLSRVPEVEIVPGCVHHGDYVIRLQAGREPSLTKDSPSAHLHHAEPDSSFPQPAASPEVTEGIPERVSLLLARHPEGLSTFQLRQAYRETYQRGLSVEGHPSLSALLAAMGSAVSIRGLGVQARLFPRGVPGCSMLAEPEATSRQRDGDGKSIGNGQLAAELPEWTVTETGFYASAGLSP